TCCAGCTGCTCCCGCACGAGCGCGGTCGTGTCCTCGATGACCTCGTCGACGACCTCGGCGGCGGCGTCGTCGAACGCCGGGCCGAGCTGGCTGCACACCAGCAGCACGCTGACGCGGCGGCGCCTGGCCGCGCGGGCCGGCCGCGCCTGCGGCTCCTCCGCCCGCGCGGGCGCGGCCGGGCCGGCCGCGGCGACCGGCGCGGCCGAACGGGCGGCGGGCCCGCGCACGGCGGGCGGATCGGCCAGCAGGCCGGGCGCGTGGGTGAGGATGGCCCGCTGCAAGTCGCGCAGCTCGTGGCTCGGTTCGAGTCCCAGGTCCTCGACGAGCGCCGACCTGGCGCGGTCGTAGACGCGCAGGGCCTCGGCCTGGCGGCCGCAGCGGTACAGCGCGCGCATGAGCTTGCCGCATGTTCGCTCGCGCAACGGGTGAGCCTCGACCATCGCCTCAAGGTCGCCGAGTATCGCGGCGTGGCGTCCGCACTGGAGTTCGGCCTCGAAGTAGTCCTCCATGGCGTCGAGCCGCGCGTTCTGGAGGGTGGTGAGTTCCGGCCAGTTGACGCCGGCCTCCGCGAGGTCGGCCAGGACGGGCCCGCGCCACAGCGCGAGGGCGTCCCGCAGGAGCCCGGCCGCGGCGGCCGGCGCACCGGCCGACAAATGGTCCTGCCCCTTTTTCACCTGGTCGTGAAAAGTGTATAAATCGACGTGCGCGGGGTCCGCCTTGATCACGTACCCGGGGGCCTGGGTGAGCAGCGGCACCGCCGCATCGGTGCCTTCGGGCGGCGAGAGCGTCCGCCGGAGCGACCAGATCGCGTTCTGGAGTATTTTGCGCGCCGTGGTCGGAGTGTCGCGCCCGCTCCACATGGCGCCCAGCAGTCTGCTGGTCGGAACGACCTGGTTCAGGTGTAACAATAGATACCCGAGGGCCGCTCGCTGTTTGAAGCCGCCGAGGTCCACCGGCCGGTGACTTATTGTCACCTCCAGCGGGCCCAGCATCCTGAAACGCATGAATTCCCCCCGTCCGCGTGCGAGCTGAATGCTGTTACCGGAAGGCGCCGCGATGGTGACCAACGCGAGCCTACCAAACGGATTCTCACCCCTGTCAAACACGTATGCACTCAATGTATGCGCGGTCGGCGCGAGGGCTCGCCGGCGATTTCAGCGGGTGATTTATCGCGCGGGCGAAAGAGTTCGGGGCGCGGACCCGGCCGCGCCGGGGAACGGCCGCGCGGGCCCCGGGCGGACCCCCGCGGCCGTTCCCCGGCGGGACTGGACGGCCGTCAGAGGAACGGCGTCTCGGGGTCGTGCCCGAGCAGCACCCGCCCCTGGACCTCCAGGTTCGTGCTGGCGAGCAGCAGGCCGTGCAGGGCGAGGCCGCGCGCGTCCCGGAAGAAGCGCTGGAGCGGGACGTTGCGCTGGATGACGCTGGCGCCACCGGCCGAGTACAGGATGTCGACGGCCTCACGGCACAGGTCGATCGCGAAGGAGGTCTTGCCGCGCACGTGCGCCTTCTCCTCCTCGCTCGGCTCCCCGCCGGCGTCGGCGTGGCGCTGGAGCATCGCGGTCTGGTCGTCGAGCAGCGCGCGGGCGGCGGCGATCTTGTTGTGCGCGGTGGCGACCTGGATCTGCGTCAGCGGGTGGCTGCTCTGGTCCTCGTAGGACGTGTAGGTGATGCCGCGGCCCGGCACCCGCTCGCGGAACAGTTCGAGCGCGCCCTCGGCCAGGCCCACGTAGGTGCCCGCGCACACGGCCATGATGTAGCTGAAGAGGCGGTAGCCGCGGCCGGGCGTGACGGGCGCGGTACGGCCCGGCGTGTTGTTGAGGATGGCCGACTCGTAGCTGATGACCCGGTGCTCGGGGACGAAGACGTCCTTGGCCGTGGTGCTTGAGCTGCCGGTCGCGGCGGCGGCCGAGGTGTTCCAGTCGTCGGCGATGGAGAACTGGTCCATCGGCAGGATGGCGACCGCCTCGGAGTGCGACCCGTCCGCCTCCTGGAGTATGGCGGCGGCGATGTTCCAGTCGGCGCCGCGGCAGCCGGTGTTGAACCGCCAGGTGCCGTTCAGCAGGTAGCCGCCCTCGGTGCGGGTGAGGGTGCCGCTCGGCGTGAAACCGCCGGAGATGCGCACCGACGTGCCCGCGAACACCTCGTCCTGGGCGGCGTCGGGGAAGAGCGTGGCGAGACCGGCCGAGGACATCCAGACCATGGAGACCCAGCCGGTGGAGCCGCAGCCGCGGCTGATCTCCCGCAGCACATCGGCCTGTTCCGGCAACGACAGGTCGAGGCCGCCGAAGCGGCGCGGCGTGGCGGCGCGGAAGACGCCGGCCTTCTCCAGCAGGGCGATGTTCTCCTCAGGGAGCCACCGCTTGTCCTCGGCCTCCTGCCCGTTCGCGCGCAGCCGCGGAACGGCGTCCCGGATGGCCTCGATGACGGACTCGACCTCGCGCTCAGCCATGGTGATCCTTCCTCACAGTCGACGGTTTCTCCTCGCGATGGGCGGCGCGGCGGCGCGGGGCGGGCCCGGCCGGGTGCCGTCCCACGGGCGTCCGGCGCGCACGGGGGCGATACGGCCCCGGCTCACAGCGGCGCTTGGCAGGTGTACGCGCGGAGCCGATCGCCGTGCGGCCGGTGATTACACGGGGAGCTTGTCGGCCACCGGACGGTCGATGGCCATCATCCACTTGCCGTTCTCGACCCGCCTGAGCACGTCCGTGCAGGTGCCGTGGATCTTCTGACGCTCGCCCGCGTCGTTCGTGATTTCGAGGTTGAAATCGACGACGACGAGAATCGTGTCACCCGCGGTGTAGGCGTACTTGATGCTGGAGTCGAGACTGGGACCGGTGGCCAGGAATTGCTTGATGGCCTCGGTCCGCTCGTTCCCCGTGAGCGGCTTCCCTGAGAGGTTGGAAATCGCGTCGTCACGGTAGAGCCGGTCGAATGCGGCGCCGTCGCCCGAGTTGAACGCCCGGAGGAACACCGCGTTCTGGACCTCGGGGTCGTCCGTGAGGTCGAGATTGTAGAGATCGGTCTCGGTGGTCGTGTCGGTGGTCATGGCGAAAGTACTCCACCTTCCTAGAGGTTCCCGCGCCGGGAACGTGGTTCGAAGGTATTCGGGCGGGTCCACCCCCCGGTCACCCTCAGCTCATCGACGCGACCTCCCTGGCCGGTTTCCGGCGATGACCGCCGAGTGGGCCGTGGAAGACCGGGCGTTGCCGCCCCGCATCCCACGGCCCGCGAGTCACTTCGCCCCGGCCGCCGGCACCGTCACGGCACCGTCACGGCACCAGCGCGGCCACCTGCTGGGCGGCCGTGAAGCCGGACTCGATGGCCCCCTCGATGAAGGCACCGTTCCAGCCACTAGCGATGTCGCCGCCCGCGAAAACGATTCTTCCGTGCGGCTGCTGGATGGCGGGCAGCTGCTGGAGCAGGTCGCCCGGCCTGCGCATGCCCCAACCGCCGCGCGCCCACGGGTCGGCGCCCCAGTCCTGCGCCCGGTATTCGAGGACCGTGGCGCCGGGTATGTAGTCGCGCACGGCGCTCTGCACGGCGTCCTTGCTGGTCAGGTCGAGCGAGGGCCCGCCGAAGGCGATCATCAGGCGCGTGCCGTCGGGCAGGATGCGCTCGGGGAGCAGCATCTGGATCGGCGAGTTGACCGTGCCCTGCCCGTAGGTGGCGCTCGGGGTGCTGATCTGGATCCACAGCTTCGTCGCGTGGGCGACACCGAGCTTGTTCGTGGCCGCCGCGGCGTGCACCGGCGGCAGTCCTGGCCTGAAGTCGATGGAGCTCCACATGTTCACCGGCGTGGCCACGACGACCGCGGGCGCGGAGTAGATGCGGCGCCCGGCGGTGACCCGGACCAGTCCGCCGGATTCGACGACCCGCGTCGCCGGGCTGTTGTACACGACGGTGGCCGAGGAGTCGTCCAGCATCGAGTTCAGCAGCGACACCATGCCGCCGGTCGTGGGCTTCTGACTCATTTGCGCGTGCCAACCAGCGGAGGTGAAACCGCCCAGGGCCCACCACTGGGCGAGGGTCGTCATGGCGCCGCGGTTGTTGTCGGCCCCGACGTAGACGCTCGTGTACCCGCTCAGCCACGTGTTGTCCAGCGGCGACAGGTCGAGCTGGGCGATGCGGTCGGCGAAGGACAGCTGGTCGACCTCCGCGATCAGGTCGCTGCGGTACAGCGGGTCGTGCGGGCGCTCGAAGTACTGCTGCGAGCCCTCCATGAACTGCTCGACCAGCGGGTCGAGGCGTCCGACGGCCTCCTCGGGGGCCAGCGACTGGAAGCCGCTCTCACCCGGCATGACGTGCACGTCCGCCGCGGCCTCGGCCACGTACGACATCCCGTAGCGCTGGTACTCGGCCATCACGAGGTGCTGGTCCGGGCTCACCCAGCCGCCGCCCAGGTCTATCTGCTGGCCGAGGAAGGTGTCGGTCCATATCCGCCCGCCGAGGCGGTTGCGCGCCTCAAGGACCACCGGCTGCATGCCGCGGGCGCTCAGCTCCCGCGCCACGGTGCCGCCCGCGTAGCCGGCACCGATGATGATGACGTCGGACAGGACCTCCTCGTCCGCGGCCGAGGCGCGGCTCGGCAGCAGCGTGGCGCCGAACGACGCGGCGGCGGCGGAGGCACCCGCGGCCTTGAGCAGGGAACGGCGTCCGACGGCGCGCGGAGCCGTCGTTCTGTCGGCGGATCGACGAAGACTCATCAGAAAACTCCAATGCGACAGTGGCTGAAAATGCCTGATTGACTTCTCGGCGGCACGCGGCCATGACGGCTGGACGGCGCGCGCCTCGGGACGACGGACGGCAGCATCGGGCGATGCGCCGACAACGGGGTTGCGAGGACGTCGTCCTGGAAGGCGGGAAACA
Above is a genomic segment from Streptomyces marincola containing:
- a CDS encoding YybH family protein; amino-acid sequence: MTTDTTTETDLYNLDLTDDPEVQNAVFLRAFNSGDGAAFDRLYRDDAISNLSGKPLTGNERTEAIKQFLATGPSLDSSIKYAYTAGDTILVVVDFNLEITNDAGERQKIHGTCTDVLRRVENGKWMMAIDRPVADKLPV
- a CDS encoding acyl-CoA dehydrogenase family protein, with amino-acid sequence MAEREVESVIEAIRDAVPRLRANGQEAEDKRWLPEENIALLEKAGVFRAATPRRFGGLDLSLPEQADVLREISRGCGSTGWVSMVWMSSAGLATLFPDAAQDEVFAGTSVRISGGFTPSGTLTRTEGGYLLNGTWRFNTGCRGADWNIAAAILQEADGSHSEAVAILPMDQFSIADDWNTSAAAATGSSSTTAKDVFVPEHRVISYESAILNNTPGRTAPVTPGRGYRLFSYIMAVCAGTYVGLAEGALELFRERVPGRGITYTSYEDQSSHPLTQIQVATAHNKIAAARALLDDQTAMLQRHADAGGEPSEEEKAHVRGKTSFAIDLCREAVDILYSAGGASVIQRNVPLQRFFRDARGLALHGLLLASTNLEVQGRVLLGHDPETPFL
- a CDS encoding flavin monoamine oxidase family protein; amino-acid sequence: MSLRRSADRTTAPRAVGRRSLLKAAGASAAAASFGATLLPSRASAADEEVLSDVIIIGAGYAGGTVARELSARGMQPVVLEARNRLGGRIWTDTFLGQQIDLGGGWVSPDQHLVMAEYQRYGMSYVAEAAADVHVMPGESGFQSLAPEEAVGRLDPLVEQFMEGSQQYFERPHDPLYRSDLIAEVDQLSFADRIAQLDLSPLDNTWLSGYTSVYVGADNNRGAMTTLAQWWALGGFTSAGWHAQMSQKPTTGGMVSLLNSMLDDSSATVVYNSPATRVVESGGLVRVTAGRRIYSAPAVVVATPVNMWSSIDFRPGLPPVHAAAATNKLGVAHATKLWIQISTPSATYGQGTVNSPIQMLLPERILPDGTRLMIAFGGPSLDLTSKDAVQSAVRDYIPGATVLEYRAQDWGADPWARGGWGMRRPGDLLQQLPAIQQPHGRIVFAGGDIASGWNGAFIEGAIESGFTAAQQVAALVP